A stretch of Flexivirga aerilata DNA encodes these proteins:
- a CDS encoding lysine N(6)-hydroxylase/L-ornithine N(5)-oxygenase family protein, with product MTTHDFIGIGLGPFNLGLACLTEPLTDVEGVFLERGPSFDWHPGMMLPGVTLQVPFLADLVTLADPTSPFSFLNFLKQRGRIYPFYIRESFFPLRREYNEYCRWAADGLRSVRFGHDVRSVTYDEARGSYRVVSQRADSGELVEHHGRKLVLGTGSAPYLPPAAAGLAGDAIHNAHYLDHKAALQAKRSITVVGSGQSAAEVYSDLLGERETHGYQLNWVTRSPRFFPLEYTKLTLELTSPDYIDYFSGLPEDDRYRLAGQQKALSKGIDADLINDIFDELYAQSLHSSPTTRLLTNTSVEQASYDAATGCYTLGLHHHEQDRRFTLETEGLVFATGYHHPMPDFLAPIRDRLRFDRRGRFDIARNYTVDRDGRSVFVQSAGEHVHSVSSPDLGMGAYRNSCIVRELTGREVYPVEKSIAFQEFGAPAGAIS from the coding sequence ATGACCACACACGATTTCATCGGCATCGGCCTCGGGCCGTTCAACCTCGGACTCGCCTGCCTCACCGAGCCGCTCACCGACGTCGAGGGTGTCTTCCTCGAACGCGGGCCGTCCTTCGACTGGCATCCCGGCATGATGCTGCCCGGTGTCACCCTGCAGGTGCCCTTCCTCGCCGACCTGGTCACGCTCGCGGACCCGACCTCGCCGTTCAGCTTCCTCAACTTCCTGAAGCAGCGAGGCCGCATCTACCCGTTCTACATCCGCGAGTCGTTCTTCCCGCTGCGCCGCGAATACAACGAATACTGCCGCTGGGCCGCCGACGGGCTGCGCAGCGTCCGCTTCGGGCACGACGTCCGGTCCGTGACGTATGACGAGGCCCGCGGCAGCTACCGGGTGGTCTCGCAGCGCGCCGACTCCGGCGAGCTCGTGGAGCATCACGGGCGCAAACTCGTGCTCGGCACCGGGAGCGCTCCCTACCTGCCGCCCGCAGCGGCGGGACTGGCCGGGGATGCGATCCACAACGCGCACTACCTCGACCACAAGGCCGCCTTGCAGGCCAAGCGAAGCATCACCGTGGTCGGCAGCGGGCAGAGTGCGGCCGAGGTCTACTCCGACCTGCTCGGCGAGCGGGAAACCCATGGCTACCAACTCAATTGGGTGACCCGGTCACCGAGGTTCTTCCCGCTCGAATACACCAAGCTCACGCTGGAGCTGACGTCACCGGACTACATCGACTACTTCAGCGGCCTGCCCGAGGACGACCGATACCGCCTCGCCGGCCAGCAGAAGGCGCTGTCCAAGGGCATCGACGCCGACCTGATCAACGACATCTTCGACGAGCTCTACGCGCAGAGTCTGCACTCGAGCCCGACCACCCGGCTCCTCACCAACACCTCCGTCGAGCAAGCCTCCTACGACGCCGCAACCGGTTGCTACACCTTGGGATTGCACCATCACGAGCAGGACCGGCGCTTCACGCTCGAGACCGAGGGGCTGGTCTTCGCCACCGGCTACCACCACCCGATGCCGGACTTCCTCGCACCGATCCGCGACCGGCTGCGCTTCGACCGCCGCGGCCGCTTCGACATCGCCCGCAACTACACCGTCGATCGCGACGGACGCAGCGTCTTCGTGCAGAGCGCCGGCGAGCACGTGCACAGCGTCTCCTCCCCCGATCTCGGCATGGGCGCCTACCGCAACTCGTGCATCGTGCGCGAGCTGACCGGCCGCGAGGTCTACCCGGTGGAGAAGTCGATCGCCTTCCAGGAGTTCGGCGCACCGGCAGGGGCGATCTCATGA
- a CDS encoding pyridoxal phosphate-dependent decarboxylase family protein — translation MSLPPDPADFLLDGHSPARYERDLISAIGAVSATFAECDATFSGIDHEALRREVDAVDLQQPTSDCASALRELDRLYLRDAVYFHHPRYLAHLNCPVVLPALAADAVASAVNSSLDTWDQSAGGTLIEQRLIQWTCDRLGFDAAAADGIFTSGGTQSNLHALYLAREHAVGSRHATDRTAALPRLRVFASADSHFSVRTAARLLGLHPDAVVPIPTDGHRRLRVDALRAAIDSARAEGSIPMAVVATAGTTDFGVIDPLAEIAEVVHEQPAPLWLHVDAAYGGGLLVSPTRRSLLAGIERAHSATVDFHKSFFQPISASALLVRRSEWMDAGRHHADYLNPVRMTRAGIPNQVDKSLQTTRRFDALKLWLTLRVMGADAIGELFDRVIDRAGEAHRLVASDPRFEVVTPSDLSTVVFRFAGTDEANLAARAALSANAEAMIASTTVDGRTFLKFTLLNPRTTLADIAEVVALIAGYASEHLSAQPSLAS, via the coding sequence ATGTCCCTGCCCCCTGATCCGGCCGACTTCCTGCTCGACGGACACAGCCCGGCCAGATATGAACGCGATCTGATCAGTGCCATCGGCGCCGTCTCGGCGACGTTTGCCGAGTGCGACGCCACCTTCTCCGGCATCGACCACGAAGCCCTCCGCCGGGAGGTCGACGCGGTCGACCTGCAGCAGCCGACCAGCGACTGCGCGAGCGCCCTGCGCGAGCTTGACCGGCTCTACCTGCGCGACGCGGTCTACTTCCACCACCCGCGCTACCTCGCGCACCTCAACTGCCCGGTCGTCCTTCCCGCACTCGCGGCGGATGCCGTTGCCAGCGCGGTGAATTCGTCTCTGGACACGTGGGACCAGAGCGCCGGCGGGACCCTCATCGAGCAGCGGCTGATCCAGTGGACCTGCGACCGGCTCGGCTTCGACGCGGCCGCCGCGGACGGCATCTTCACCAGCGGCGGCACCCAGTCCAACCTGCACGCCCTCTACCTCGCCCGCGAGCACGCGGTGGGGAGCCGGCACGCCACCGACCGCACTGCAGCGCTCCCCCGGTTGCGCGTATTCGCTTCTGCGGACAGCCATTTCAGCGTGCGCACCGCTGCGCGGCTGCTCGGCCTGCATCCGGACGCCGTGGTGCCGATCCCCACCGACGGACATCGCCGCCTGCGCGTCGACGCGCTGCGCGCCGCGATCGACAGCGCCCGTGCGGAGGGATCCATCCCGATGGCCGTCGTCGCCACCGCGGGCACCACCGACTTCGGGGTGATCGACCCGTTGGCGGAGATCGCCGAGGTCGTGCACGAGCAACCGGCGCCGTTGTGGCTGCACGTCGATGCGGCATACGGCGGGGGGTTGCTGGTGTCCCCCACCCGGCGGTCACTGCTCGCCGGCATCGAGCGCGCCCACTCCGCGACCGTCGACTTCCACAAGTCGTTCTTCCAGCCGATCAGCGCCAGCGCGCTCCTCGTCCGCCGCAGCGAGTGGATGGACGCCGGCCGGCACCACGCCGACTACCTCAACCCGGTCCGTATGACGCGCGCCGGCATCCCCAACCAGGTCGACAAGAGCCTGCAGACGACCCGCCGGTTCGACGCCCTCAAACTCTGGCTCACGCTGCGGGTCATGGGCGCCGACGCGATCGGCGAGCTCTTCGACCGGGTCATCGACCGTGCGGGCGAAGCGCACCGCCTCGTCGCGTCCGACCCGCGCTTCGAGGTCGTCACCCCGTCGGACCTCAGCACGGTGGTCTTCCGCTTCGCCGGCACGGACGAGGCCAATCTGGCTGCCCGCGCGGCGCTTTCGGCCAACGCCGAGGCGATGATCGCCAGCACCACCGTCGACGGGCGCACCTTCTTGAAGTTCACCCTGCTCAATCCGCGCACCACCCTCGCCGACATCGCCGAGGTGGTGGCGCTCATCGCCGGCTACGCGTCGGAGCACCTGTCCGCCCAGCCGTCTCTGGCCTCGTGA